Proteins from a single region of Apium graveolens cultivar Ventura chromosome 7, ASM990537v1, whole genome shotgun sequence:
- the LOC141675190 gene encoding vacuolar protein sorting-associated protein 54, chloroplastic isoform X2, protein MDSQPSQSSGRFSVDQIKNSPRNSSSSFSQRLSSSNSLSKTLSDTQSLSAILNNPQSNSDATWTSWWSPSSVEFASINVSKAGSEISKSQFEAYLLSVFEQFNRFNDIQSHRIRESSVEFDQLGGGQGEALVACLREVPALYFKEDFELEDGGTFRAACPFSTANENLVLQEKLSQYLDVVELHLVKEISLRSNSFFEAQEQLEGLNVRIVEGCSRIRELKETIRILESDLVDSARQIQERNSTRSNLLVLQQKLRLILNVNHALSALKLLVASADCAGALDITDDLQQLLDGDELTGLHCFRHLGDHVNGAIDSINSILSAEFMRTSIQDTGDTDAIILVQSKAKATSLTNGIDDDVKIDEEETSNIRDQLLPLIIGLLRTAKLPTVLRLYRDTLTVEMKSAIKMVVSELLPVLVSRPSDSDFTQGERVVDSDSGGSSLVSKLKTLSSDNFVQLLRTIFRVVWAHLVQAAEVKKAIEWIMCNLDGHYAADSVAAAIAVGAVNAEASQETNAQVSSFLPYPLQRRGAVPPSYQGRVNDATSPSNVSRNFRADVLRENTEAVFAACDAAHGRWAKLLGVRAVLHPKLRLQEFLSMHNISQEFITATEKIGGRLGYSIRGALQSQAKAFVDFQHESRMAKIRAVLDQETWAEVDVADDFQAITNSLYFEESVDGDDLDDASHSIARSENETVSSNISLIADGQVTNSVQPIHRTNSTEVSPDITAPVNASSSTRPVDSTLSAPTNSASKKDRTLTFRGVGYHMVNCGLVLLKMLSEYIDMNDSLPALSAEIVQRVVELLKFFNTKTCQLVLGAGAMQVSGLKSITSKHLALASQVISFTYAIIPGRFSSPKCPKHGSPC, encoded by the exons ATGGATTCACAACCTTCCCAATCATCGGGAAGGTTCTCAGTCGACCAAATCAAAAACTCCCCAAGAAATTCATCTTCATCCTTCTCTCAAAGGCTCAGTTCATCCAACTCGCTATCGAAAACGCTCTCCGATACGCAAAGCCTCTCGGCGATCCTCAACAATCCTCAATCTAACTCCGATGCCACGTGGACAAGCTGGTGGTCGCCTTCCTCTGTCGAATTTGCATCGATTAATGTGTCGAAAGCTGGCTCGGAGATTAGTAAATCGCAGTTCGAGGCGTATTTGTTGTCGGTTTTCGAGCAGTTTAATCGGTTTAATGACATTCAATCGCATAGAATTAGGGAAAGTAGTGTTGAATTTGATCAATTAGGTGGAGGTCAAGGTGAGGCGTTGGTTGCGTGTTTACGAGAAGTGCCTGCATTGTATTTTAAGGAGGATTTTGAGTTGGAAGATGGGGGAACGTTTCGTGCTGCTTGTCCGTTTTCTACTGCTAATGAGAATTTGGTGTTGCAGGAGAAATTGTCACAGTATTTAGATGTTGTTGAGTTGCATTTGGTGAAGGAGATTTCGTTACGGTCTAATTCGTTTTTCGAAGCTCAAGAGCAGTTGGAAGGGTTGAATGTGAGGATTGTCGAAGGTTGTAGTAGGATTAGAGAGTTGAAAGAAACTATTAGGATATTGGAATCAGATTTGGTTGATTCTGCAAGGCAAATTCAGGAGCGTAATTCGACTAGGAGTAATTTGTTGGTTTTGCAACAGAAATTGAGGCTTATATTGAATGTCAATCACGCATTGTCCGCTCTTAAATTG CTTGTTGCATCAGCAGATTGTGCTGGAGCTTTAGACATCACTGATGATTTGCAGCAATTACTG GATGGGGATGAGCTGACCGGTCTTCACTGTTTCCGTCACCTTGGGGATCATGTGAATGGTGCAATAGATTCTATAAACAG cattctTTCAGCAGAATTTATGCGGACATCCATACAAGATACTGGAGATACAGATGCGATAATATTAGTACAATCAAAAGCAAAGGCAACATCACTCACAAATGGGATAGATGATGAT GTTAAAATTGATGAAGAAGAAACATCTAATATTCGAGATCAGCTACTTCCACTTATTATTGGTTTGCTTCGAACT GCAAAGCTCCCAACTGTTTTGAGATTATACCGTGATACACTTACAGTTGAGATGAAATCTGCAATTAAGATGGTAGTTTCAGAACTTCTTCCGGTTCTTGTTTCGAGACCATCAGACTCAGATTTCACTCAAGGAGAAAGAGTTGTGGATTCAGATA GTGGAGGCTCGTCACTTGTAAGTAAGCTTAAAACCCTGTCATCGGACAACTTTGTTCAGCTATTGAGGACTATATTCCGGGTTGTATGG GCACACTTGGTGCAGGCGGCTGAAGTAAAAAAAGCCATTGAATGGATCATGTGCAATCTCGATGGTCACTATGCTGCTGACTCGGTAGCTGCTGCAATTGCTGTTGGTGCAGTAAATGCCGAAGCATCTCAAGAGACTAATGCTCAAGTTTCATCGTTTCTCCCATATCCTCTGCAAAGAAGAGGTGCAGTGCCTCCTTCATACCAGGGGAGAGTAAACGATGCAACTTCTCCATCAAATGTGTCAAGAAATTTCCG GGCTGATGTCTTGAGAGAAAACACAGAAGCTGTCTTTGCTGCTTGTGATGCGGCACATGGAAGATGGGCGAAGCTCCTCGGTGTTCGTGCAGTTCTTCATCCAAAGTTGAGGTTGCAAGAGTTTTTAAGCATGCACAATATCTCTCAGGAATTTATAACTGCAACAGAGAAG ATTGGTGGAAGGCTGGGTTATAGCATTCGTGGAGCTCTGCAATCACAGGCCAAAGCCTTTGTGGATTTTCAGCATGAATCTAGA ATGGCTAAAATAAGAGCAGTACTTGACCAGGAGACATGGGCGGAGGTAGATGTTGCTGATGATTTTCAGGCCATCACTAATTCTTTGTATTTTGAGGAGTCTGTTGATGGTGATGATTTAGATGATGCTTCACATAGTATTGCAAGAAGCGAAAATGAAACTGTGTCAAGCAATATCTCATTGATAGCAGATGGCCAAGTAACAAATTCTGTACAACCCATCCACCGTACTAACTCTACTGAAGTATCTCCAGATATTACGGCACCAGTAAATGCTTCCTCCTCAACTAGGCCAGTTGATAGTACTTTGTCAGCTCCAACTAACAGTGCTAGTAAAAAGGATCGAACGCTTACCTTTAGAGGTGTAGGATATCACATGGTAAACTG CGGCTTAGTCTTGCTGAAGATGTTGTCAGAGTACATTGATATGAATGATTCTTTGCCAGCGCTTTCTGCCGAAATTGTGCAGCGTGTTGTTGAGCTCTTGAAGTTCTTTAACACAAAGACTTGCCAGCTTGTTCTTGGTGCTGGGGCCATGCAG GTATCTGGTCTGAAGTCTATCACTTCCAAGCACTTGGCTCTAGCGAGTCAGGTTATAAGCTTTACTTATGCCATTATACCTG GAAGATTCTCTTCTCCAAAGTGCCCGAAACACGGCAGCCCTTGCTAA
- the LOC141675190 gene encoding vacuolar protein sorting-associated protein 54, chloroplastic isoform X1, giving the protein MDSQPSQSSGRFSVDQIKNSPRNSSSSFSQRLSSSNSLSKTLSDTQSLSAILNNPQSNSDATWTSWWSPSSVEFASINVSKAGSEISKSQFEAYLLSVFEQFNRFNDIQSHRIRESSVEFDQLGGGQGEALVACLREVPALYFKEDFELEDGGTFRAACPFSTANENLVLQEKLSQYLDVVELHLVKEISLRSNSFFEAQEQLEGLNVRIVEGCSRIRELKETIRILESDLVDSARQIQERNSTRSNLLVLQQKLRLILNVNHALSALKLLVASADCAGALDITDDLQQLLDGDELTGLHCFRHLGDHVNGAIDSINSILSAEFMRTSIQDTGDTDAIILVQSKAKATSLTNGIDDDVKIDEEETSNIRDQLLPLIIGLLRTAKLPTVLRLYRDTLTVEMKSAIKMVVSELLPVLVSRPSDSDFTQGERVVDSDSGGSSLVSKLKTLSSDNFVQLLRTIFRVVWAHLVQAAEVKKAIEWIMCNLDGHYAADSVAAAIAVGAVNAEASQETNAQVSSFLPYPLQRRGAVPPSYQGRVNDATSPSNVSRNFRADVLRENTEAVFAACDAAHGRWAKLLGVRAVLHPKLRLQEFLSMHNISQEFITATEKIGGRLGYSIRGALQSQAKAFVDFQHESRMAKIRAVLDQETWAEVDVADDFQAITNSLYFEESVDGDDLDDASHSIARSENETVSSNISLIADGQVTNSVQPIHRTNSTEVSPDITAPVNASSSTRPVDSTLSAPTNSASKKDRTLTFRGVGYHMVNCGLVLLKMLSEYIDMNDSLPALSAEIVQRVVELLKFFNTKTCQLVLGAGAMQVSGLKSITSKHLALASQVISFTYAIIPEIRKILFSKVPETRQPLLMAEIDRVAQDYKVHRDEIHTKLVQIMRERLLFHLRSLPQIVESWNRTEDTDSQPSIFARSITKAIGYLQRVLSRNLHEADVQAIFRQVVVIFHTHISDACSLLEISTPQAKNRLYCDLQHILGCIRSLPSDDLNNSEIPNRGKLDDFIVQKFGGGDS; this is encoded by the exons ATGGATTCACAACCTTCCCAATCATCGGGAAGGTTCTCAGTCGACCAAATCAAAAACTCCCCAAGAAATTCATCTTCATCCTTCTCTCAAAGGCTCAGTTCATCCAACTCGCTATCGAAAACGCTCTCCGATACGCAAAGCCTCTCGGCGATCCTCAACAATCCTCAATCTAACTCCGATGCCACGTGGACAAGCTGGTGGTCGCCTTCCTCTGTCGAATTTGCATCGATTAATGTGTCGAAAGCTGGCTCGGAGATTAGTAAATCGCAGTTCGAGGCGTATTTGTTGTCGGTTTTCGAGCAGTTTAATCGGTTTAATGACATTCAATCGCATAGAATTAGGGAAAGTAGTGTTGAATTTGATCAATTAGGTGGAGGTCAAGGTGAGGCGTTGGTTGCGTGTTTACGAGAAGTGCCTGCATTGTATTTTAAGGAGGATTTTGAGTTGGAAGATGGGGGAACGTTTCGTGCTGCTTGTCCGTTTTCTACTGCTAATGAGAATTTGGTGTTGCAGGAGAAATTGTCACAGTATTTAGATGTTGTTGAGTTGCATTTGGTGAAGGAGATTTCGTTACGGTCTAATTCGTTTTTCGAAGCTCAAGAGCAGTTGGAAGGGTTGAATGTGAGGATTGTCGAAGGTTGTAGTAGGATTAGAGAGTTGAAAGAAACTATTAGGATATTGGAATCAGATTTGGTTGATTCTGCAAGGCAAATTCAGGAGCGTAATTCGACTAGGAGTAATTTGTTGGTTTTGCAACAGAAATTGAGGCTTATATTGAATGTCAATCACGCATTGTCCGCTCTTAAATTG CTTGTTGCATCAGCAGATTGTGCTGGAGCTTTAGACATCACTGATGATTTGCAGCAATTACTG GATGGGGATGAGCTGACCGGTCTTCACTGTTTCCGTCACCTTGGGGATCATGTGAATGGTGCAATAGATTCTATAAACAG cattctTTCAGCAGAATTTATGCGGACATCCATACAAGATACTGGAGATACAGATGCGATAATATTAGTACAATCAAAAGCAAAGGCAACATCACTCACAAATGGGATAGATGATGAT GTTAAAATTGATGAAGAAGAAACATCTAATATTCGAGATCAGCTACTTCCACTTATTATTGGTTTGCTTCGAACT GCAAAGCTCCCAACTGTTTTGAGATTATACCGTGATACACTTACAGTTGAGATGAAATCTGCAATTAAGATGGTAGTTTCAGAACTTCTTCCGGTTCTTGTTTCGAGACCATCAGACTCAGATTTCACTCAAGGAGAAAGAGTTGTGGATTCAGATA GTGGAGGCTCGTCACTTGTAAGTAAGCTTAAAACCCTGTCATCGGACAACTTTGTTCAGCTATTGAGGACTATATTCCGGGTTGTATGG GCACACTTGGTGCAGGCGGCTGAAGTAAAAAAAGCCATTGAATGGATCATGTGCAATCTCGATGGTCACTATGCTGCTGACTCGGTAGCTGCTGCAATTGCTGTTGGTGCAGTAAATGCCGAAGCATCTCAAGAGACTAATGCTCAAGTTTCATCGTTTCTCCCATATCCTCTGCAAAGAAGAGGTGCAGTGCCTCCTTCATACCAGGGGAGAGTAAACGATGCAACTTCTCCATCAAATGTGTCAAGAAATTTCCG GGCTGATGTCTTGAGAGAAAACACAGAAGCTGTCTTTGCTGCTTGTGATGCGGCACATGGAAGATGGGCGAAGCTCCTCGGTGTTCGTGCAGTTCTTCATCCAAAGTTGAGGTTGCAAGAGTTTTTAAGCATGCACAATATCTCTCAGGAATTTATAACTGCAACAGAGAAG ATTGGTGGAAGGCTGGGTTATAGCATTCGTGGAGCTCTGCAATCACAGGCCAAAGCCTTTGTGGATTTTCAGCATGAATCTAGA ATGGCTAAAATAAGAGCAGTACTTGACCAGGAGACATGGGCGGAGGTAGATGTTGCTGATGATTTTCAGGCCATCACTAATTCTTTGTATTTTGAGGAGTCTGTTGATGGTGATGATTTAGATGATGCTTCACATAGTATTGCAAGAAGCGAAAATGAAACTGTGTCAAGCAATATCTCATTGATAGCAGATGGCCAAGTAACAAATTCTGTACAACCCATCCACCGTACTAACTCTACTGAAGTATCTCCAGATATTACGGCACCAGTAAATGCTTCCTCCTCAACTAGGCCAGTTGATAGTACTTTGTCAGCTCCAACTAACAGTGCTAGTAAAAAGGATCGAACGCTTACCTTTAGAGGTGTAGGATATCACATGGTAAACTG CGGCTTAGTCTTGCTGAAGATGTTGTCAGAGTACATTGATATGAATGATTCTTTGCCAGCGCTTTCTGCCGAAATTGTGCAGCGTGTTGTTGAGCTCTTGAAGTTCTTTAACACAAAGACTTGCCAGCTTGTTCTTGGTGCTGGGGCCATGCAG GTATCTGGTCTGAAGTCTATCACTTCCAAGCACTTGGCTCTAGCGAGTCAGGTTATAAGCTTTACTTATGCCATTATACCTG AAATCAGGAAGATTCTCTTCTCCAAAGTGCCCGAAACACGGCAGCCCTTGCTAATGGCAGAAATCGATCGTGTAGCTCAA GATTATAAGGTTCATCGAGATGAAATTCATACAAAGCTTGTTCAAATTATGAGAGAAAGGTTGCTGTTTCATCTCCGTAGCTTACCACAAATTGTTGAGAGTTGGAACAGAACTGAAGATACTGATTCACAGCCAAGTATTTTTGCTCGGTCTATTACAAAGGCAA TTGGCTATCTTCAACGTGTCTTATCGCGAAACTTGCACGAGGCTGATGTTCAAGCAATATTCAG GCAAGTGGTGGTAATCTTCCACACACACATTTCAGATGCATGTTCTCTATTAGAGATTAGCACACCGCAAGCGAAAAATCG GCTGTATTGTGACCTCCAACACATTCTTGGATGCATTAGATCACTGCCTTCGGATGATTTGAATAATTCTGAAATTCCCAATAGGGGGAAGCTCGATGATTTTATTGTACAAAAATTTGGTGGCGGAGATAGTTGA